aaaaaaaaaaaggtagatAATTTATTACCAAATTTGGAACTCACCGACGAAAAGGCAGAGAAAATCGATGACCATCTTCTTCAGAATCTGCATAGAATCGCGGTCCATGTTTGGTCCCCCTTTTTTGTCTCTTGCTTCTACCGATTCTTACTCActgattgaatttctttcaaagtATAAATTGTACGACGAATTACGTTGAATATTTCACCCGCGTATTTACATATACAAAATGTACTGTCCTCTAGGTAcgtaattcaaaaaattaagtttGAATAACAGTTACATCAACGATCGGTTTATCCCACGATTGTTGACAATTCTTGTTCGAACAGATCCtagatactttttttttctatctatCCGTGAAATGTATTCCCCAAGATTATCGTATCGCAATTAAAACATTCCTGTCTTATTTATCTCATCATGTCGTTTTGTTTCGTGTAATTTTTCTGCCCTATTTTCAACTAACGCCCCCCGATTCTTCCAGTAATTGTGGCTTGCAATTAAGTAAAGACAGGTGCGCGTATTTTACGACGCGAGACTCTGACGCGCGGATCGGATCGCCCGATGTTGCCTCTTACGAAGCTGACGTTCGACTGAACTCAGCTGCGCGCGCACCGCTGACAAAAGAGCGTCGACTCTCCCACCCTCGCTCTCCcatctccttctctctctctctacttcGCCGCTCTCACTCTCACTCGACTCGCTCGTCGTATCTCACTGATACTTGCGCGCATCGATAATGATTATGTTCACGATCTCTGCAATAGGTACtgggtgaataaaaaatatcatatatgtatatcgaattataaatattatgtaatCGAATATGTGGGGCATTACGTGTCAAATCTACCAATGATTTTCCCTCACTATTTTTCACTCTCgtcacgattttttatacggCTTTCCCCGTCTCATAAATGCactcctgaattttttcaaatttttttatctaataTCACGAATTTTCTACGATTATTCAATTCCATCTAAAAAACAGCATTTGTTAAAATCTTTATTCCGATCATTTTTACAGTTGTCCTATAAtggggtaattttttttctgtactttttttttttttttagtttcttaAACATTCCGAAGATTTGCAAGATTGTTTGAATAGTTACCAAAATTCTGTaaggaagaaaagaattcTAAATATTgggtacaaaatttttcataatttttccgataatttACATTTGCAAGTTACTGTATTGTAAGATTAATGTTAGAATCACCTATAAATGTAGTTCTGATTGTTATAACCAGACTAGGTAGATACTCGTACCAAAATTCTTTTCCATCgtaacaatatttatattatttattgtaacgatACTAATTTTGCTGTAATTTTCTACCAATTCTCAGTGCAAATAAATGAAATCTCACTACAGGAATGTGagctgaataaaatttttttttcattcttgatCACACCGGAGATAAAAACTTTTGCGAGACTGTTGTGCTTTGCAGGATATCGCGATAGAGCAcgcatttttttcctcaggtATTTCAAGCATGATTTGCCTGAGGTAGTCAGAAGCTCTTCCTGCATACAGGACATCAAACTACGATTAATCGTCATTTAATAGAAATTCTGGAGTGGTCGAATCATTTTCGAGGAATTCGACGTTGGATGGTAAAAGACCTGCTGAATCATGGGGAAATTTCATAACTCAAggttgttgaaatttatttggaTGTTGCAAAAACGACTTTCACTTTGTTATGAATTTCATATACATTTGGtttactcattgtcagttccGGTGAATATTTAGAACTTTTATCTTTTCCGAAATTTTGTGATACATAATTCGCAGTCTAAGGATTCGAATTCGGAACTAATGTTACGGTCAGAATTACACTGATTCTTCTATGAACGATTATTTCCaacgaattttcattcctgaagtaataaaattcatcctGGAAATGATTATCAAGTTTTTCCACCATGACAAACGCGAAAATtattatgtgaaaatttttggtataATTTATAACTTGGTACattaatacatacataatttGGTCAAATAGCGTATTGAGAAGATacatttgaatattaaaaaacgaCTAATCTTTgtagaaatttgtttttcaaattttttttgtctcactAAATTTCGAGAATTATCTCATTCATTGGCTTGAATTCTAATcttatcaatattttaatcaaaacATGGACAATTTGCTTTCCGCGATAGGAGATTAGTATTCAAATTCTCACGGGTGataatttttcgaccaaatGTGAAATCCCTTCGTTCAATGTACGCAAATTTGTTTATTCCGATGAGGTCAGAGAATGCTGTGGTTATAGAAATACGATATTACATTGCGAGTGAAAATATTAGCGACAATGATAACGTCTTCAAAGAGAATTAcaacagaaagaaaataaagcgAAGCTTATATACGACGCTAATTGCTGTAATAGTTGTATCCGACGATCTGTCAAATTCCTACGAATTTATGAGGGTAAATACTCTGCTTGCTCGGGATCTTTGAACTCTACCGACTTGCTGTGGGAGTTGATATAATCAGATATTTCTTCGCTAATTAActtgtttattcatttctgtAGTTACTGGAACAAAAGTTTGAATGGAAATCGGATTTTTTACTAAGTTACAATAACgcgattgagaaaaaaaaattttaatttcctgGGCctaaagaaggaaaaaatatatttgtgaTATTTATTGTTGCATAACGCTTCGgcgtttaaatattaatttttcaaagttcgacaaaaaatgaaaaaaaagttaattcaaatgaaatcCTAATTTTGCCAATTCTTATACGGTATTTCGTCTTCGTCGAAATATGAAACCGAAAACGCTGAAAAACCAAGTTTAACTCATTATTTCAGGGTAGCCATAAATGCAAAAATTAGAGATTTTTAGGCGATTCCAAGAAgctcatttatttttttattgccgaaattttgtgaaattaaatcaaaCTTTTGACGATTTTCGAACCTCATTTCGTTTCAGTCTGATGAAAAgcattccaaaaaaaaattattttgttaccGCATAATATACAGTTTGATTGAATCTGTAAAACATTCGTCAATATTTCTCGATGCAAATTCAATTGAACACAAAAAATGTAGTgacaaaaaattgcagaaaaacaTAATTATGACCGCAAGATcttgttgaatttttcgacAGGTTTGTATTTGAGTAAATCAATTTTCTGGCTTCAGATTCAGAAGCTGTGACCACTGGGTGAATCCTAACCAAACCCGACTTAACCCAAGCATTTTGTCGACAAAAGAGACAAGAATGAGGCGTCTTTCTTCCCCTAGTAGATCACCCGATGGCCTCCATGCAGTTTCGGGTTCTAGCTTCCAAGTTTAACGCCTTTTGAATGGAGCATTTTTTCATCGACTCCTTTGGCGGCCCGCGGCAAGAAGGCGATCCCGTCGTCGGGTTGgtccttttttcattcaggATCCCTTTTCCCAGTTTTTATGCCGATGTTATACCCTTACCGTTCGCACAAACGAATGTAAAATCCGGagtattgttgaaattttatttctgcatGCCTGGTTTTTGATCAATTGAAAACGACAAAACTCGGGGCAATTTATTTCGTCATTTTGCCGTCGACACGGAACGTCTTAAGAATGACAGAATGGATGTAAtctcaaaaaaagaaagaaaaaagaaaaaccagaTTTAGAGATTCGGGAATCTGTGAATTAATACTGCTATGAAATCACAAATGGTAAACCATATTTTCTccaatttgtttgttttctttttgcacttttttaccattttttaatatatctACGAAGCGtatttttggagaaaaattagataatcctttcagtcacacatttttccactaatattttggcctgaattttgtttatcaatcGTTTTTGGGGTCGCCGATCGAGGAATCTGAAGTCggattttgataatttctaaatccaagatggcggattcAATATGGTGTATTTAAAAACGTCGAAACtatgaaaattcgatgattctgGTGGGAAATTAGGTTTTTCTATGTTTTAATAGCCATACGAAGTGACAAAGATCATTCGAAGTTGACTGAAAGAGTCAAGTGATCGAAGATAATTCCTTGGTTGCAGGTTTTTCTGTCCCTTTCTTCTGCTTTTTTGCTTTCCTTACGTCCGCGTCCCCGTATATCCACCTGCAATATACACGCCGTGATGCGAAGGGATGTAAATTTTCAGGAACAAGGTACGCGATACACGTACACTTGgagacaatgaatctgagacggctaattttttacaccagacagttatgttggcaacacagagaaacctacagcgccacagccGGCCGAACGCGAaccaaactcaatctcaataaacaaaacataacCCATGAGCGTCGAATCTATCCTaagaattgacgtgtcaatccaacaagtcgttatccccgcggtattccAAGGTTAGATTCCACGGTCATGGGtcatgttatgtttattgagattgagtttagTTCGCGTTCGGCCggctgtggcgctgtaggtttctctgtgttgccaacataactgtctggtgtaaaaaattagccgtctcagattcattgtccctaAGTGTACCTACGTATAGGTGTATGGCATAGAAGTTGGAACGCTGAATTTGCATACAAACGGAAAAGGCGGCCCAGCGCGTGCTGCAGGGAGGAGAGAAACGTTTATCTCTCGATCGATGCCACGCGGTACGAGCGATTCGAGATAAAGgtttaataataagaaaaatgggAAGAGAATAAGAAAGAGGCTGCGTCACACCGACGCCGATCGCTTGTTCGATTAAACCGAGGAGAGATCATGGCGAAGGATATTTTATACCATATAcagtatttattattattatacacccACGCATCGAAGAGTTTTTTTTCGGTATGTGAAGTACACGCCTcttcgaattttcgattttcacgCCGTCACGATTATGTTTATAACCGTATAATCCGATCACACCGCAtaatacgaaatttttcgatatccTCGAACGACTTTTTGCCAGCGATGGGCACTAAGCTGaaattaatcgatgcatcgattattcgAGTCCAAAAAAGTtatcgaacacgactcgattgaatcggtgcATTAGAAACCAAAGTTTCGTAAGTTTCATTATGTGATTTAAAACTTGAACGGTTACGTTTTAACATGTTTATAACAtgttttgaaacattttccgGGACATATTGCTGGTTTTTCTGGGCAAGATGGACAATAAAAAGGAATAAATTTATGGTTTTGCTTCTTTTTGTAGCAGACTTTGCATTGTCTTCGCGATTGGCGTCCATTCTCATTAACCGGAGTTCTTTCAGGCAAATGTCTAACCGGATTTGCAGAATCTGTTTCAGGACGTTCCGCAATTCGTCTCTCCACTTGGCTCAAAAGAATCTTTGTAATATTATGCCGGTAACCGTCATAAgatatctttttcttcttggtGGAATATTCGTTGTAGAGATAATAGCCGTTTAGAAGCATGATCGATATAATGTGATTTCCGATCTTTTTGTACCACCTACCGGTTCTTTTCTCGCACATATAATAGGCGAGCATTTCGTTTTGCCAATCGGCTGCTGCCATGATTTCGTTGTATTTTAAGATAGGTTTCGGGGTTCTAGTGCCATCTTGTTTGACTCTCGCTTTCATCATTTGACCTTTGAACTCGgtggaaatgaataaaaccTCTTTTTTGTCACGCCACTTTACATTCGCAATTCCTGGACTATTATATTTTACTACAGCTTCACCTTTTGCAAGCTTTTTACAAGTTACTTCAGGTGGATTTCCGCTACTGTTCCATTTCAGGGTTCCAGTAACGTATATTCGATTCTGATAGAGCTCTTCGCACGGAGCAATACTTTTGTAACAATCGGTCATGTACAAAGAATGTCCCGTGTCGGTGTAATTATTCGTAAGGTAAAATACAAGGTTCGATATGCGTTTTGACTGATGTTTGCCTTTCGGCAGCACGAACGATTCATTCAAGGTTTGTTCTTTGTGTGGGTAGTAAATATCACCGATTCTTTGGtcgaaatattcttgaaaccATCTGATTTTTGACAAACGGTCCCATTTTTGAGGGTAATTAGAAAACTGTAAGCACTTCAAGATCATCATGTAGCGACTTTTGCTCATATATTCTTTGAAACAAGGGAAATTGTACAAAAGTTCGgttttccaataatttttcaatcggtTTACGCGAATATGGTTCATGTGGATCCACAAGCctagaaaagttttcaatattttaagtGTCAGAGGCTTCCACTTGGATAATcttgttttcttattctttttccgATAgcttaatatcaattttctcacgTATAGGTTTGTTTCAGCCACTATAATTTGAAGCAGGTCCTTTATAAGAAATAGGTGGAAACAGTCTATTGGTTCATCGGACGATAACTTCACTTCAAGTCCAGGGTATTTCCAAAACTTATATTTTCTTAGGTTAGGTTCCCACGTGTCGTTCCACCTTCGGGCCTCTCTACTTTTTATAGTATCAAtatcctcctcgtcctcctcaaCTCTTTGCATCATCTTCGTAGCTTGAACCCCTTATTTCCTCCCCGTCACTCGAACTAGTTTCATCGGAATCGAACTCActtccgccatcttgaaacGGTTCcgtctcattgtcagagaAGCCTAAAAGTCCTTTCGTTTCGTTCTCAGATGGAATTTCCTTCTCACAATCCACAAACCATATTTTAGGCTGGGATGGCTCCGAAAATTCCACCTCCGGCCTCTTAGCATAAGAATGCTCTTCTAAAAATGAAACCATAATAGCGAATCCAGTGTTGAGACCACGGTCCCACATACAGGTCTTGCAACGAACGTGGTGGGGGGTCGTCAGTTCACGTCCGAAACAAAAGTACAACTTACGGGCACAAGAGCGGCGCTACGAGTTATTCATaagcttattattattatttggcgGAACCCTAACCAATCTTTTTGATACTCATACACAGGTAACCTTACGTTGCAATCTCACTCATATGTCTATGAATAACAGACAGCACTGCGTAGTGGCCAGTagtggcaaaaaaaatgtggaCAACAACGTGGCTACCCCCACCACTCAAATTTCACTTGCTTCAAAGAGCTGTACGTAAGACCGTGGTTGAGACGATAAGTGTTTGTTGACGAGTTAGCAGAATCCGGCGGAGCGCAGAGTTCCGATCGTAAACGTCGAGGCAAGACTGTTTGGCGCAGTGAAAGCGTAGCTTTTGACCCAATTGCCAAGTCATCTGGCCATCTGGCGGCGAATCGCCGAAACTCAGCAGTCGAGTCGCTCGCTGTCACTGAACGCTTTCAAACGGTAAGGAGTTTCCCACGTGGAATCGACCGGGTCAAAATCCCGAAGTCCGAAAGTGTCAAGGCGTTATAACGGCGTCAAGTGTGCCTGTGTCATAAGTGGCAAAGAATCTGGAAATGGCGTCGTAAagtaattcaatgtttttggtGTCTCAggtaaatatttacttttgaaagcatgggttttttttttaagtatttttGGAGGTGAAGGAATCCGACGATTACTATAAAAAGTTGTTTGTTACGCGCATTCTTACAGTTTTGAGCTCTCGAAGTTGACGAATTGGCGTCATAAAACAAACTATCGTCTTTTTTCTTCGGGATGAGTTGTTACTTCGAAAAACATTGAGTAATTTTTGAGTCCAAATACCCGATTTCAAGAATAAATGTGGTTTGTTATACGGTATAACTATAGATTGTACTAGAAAAATTACCATGTTAGGCACAAAAAAGTTTCCGTTTTAAGTGAATTTTGAAGTTGCTgtacgagaaaagaaaaatatcgaaaccCATGCGGAATTgatacaaaattaaaatagaaaacagtttgttagatttttcgaaattacagATATTTTGCTGCATAAAATATCAGACGGTATTCCTTAGCGTGAACAACCATAATTACATAACTTatgattttgcaaaatttagttCTATaactatgatttttttctctatctcaATTGTCTgctaaatttgtaaatatataacatgtataatgaaaatctACTGTATTATGAATCAATGTTCATATTTCGGAGCTATTTCGCATGAATCAACGACAATACGACGTGACATCACAGttcttgtataaaaatttacaaatatgcgataaaaattcatagCTTCGAAACTTCATCCGGCCTCATAATGAAATTTACGCGCGTAATTTTTCCACGCTAAGGTTGCAGTATcctctgaaatttttaattgcacaTTGTCATTTTTGTGGTTTCTaagttacaaaataaatttttatcgatagtTTCCATTTTATTGTACTTGGCGCGAGATTTTTGCTCCGGAGATGCCTCTGTGGAGTTTCACTACTTTTTGTATTCCAATAACTTTGACATGCTGAGAAGTGTTTGAGAACCAAATCATGGTTACTCTAAGTTGATTTCATGACAACATTCGGTTTGTTCGGGTAAACTTATCACTGATTCTATATGTACAGATCGTTGTGTCTTCTGCATACAACGATAAACGGTGAATTTATTTCTATCTGtattgtatttaattttccatttataCTACTTGCCGCGAGACACTTTCGTGCCTCTTGATTTCTGTATTTACGATTTCGCTTGTTGAATGCGTACCCAACTGTCGATATTACCAACAATTGCATATAAATTCAGATCCCGTGAGTGTAAAAATAACCATATTACGGAAAAAAAGGCCATATTGCGATCCACTTTGATAAATATCTACTATCGATTTTGTTTGGTTTTTTCGTTCTTATTACGTGAATCGGCATGTCTCATACCTGAGATTCTTCGATCTGATAAAAACCTATTAAACTTCCCATCGCTGAGAAGAAGTTTATTGCAATCGACCGCTAATTGCGCTTCTTATACACCGAAACGACCGTTCGTTATGCGGCTTTGATTCTCCGTTCGGCATCCgcaatctttttattttacttttgaatACCGATgagaacaaattttcaaattatccgCTAACTGCATGTATTGTAAAATGTTTCACCGGAATTTCCGCCAACGATTATATCGCCAATTTAGAAATTGACTCGGTTCGAAGTGCCCACTCAGCATACTTTAGTTACTAATGGCTTATGGATGATAATTCGCTTGTGGGTACGTTAATGTCTAATTGAAAATACCGCGATCTGCGCGGGCTGCTAATAATGGTTATGATAATTTATGCATGCTCACAATCAGTTCGCTattctctgaaaaaaatttatatgtatgatatataCGTAACTCTGTCTTttatatttcgtttttcttttcttttcgatcTTTCTCTTCATTTCTGAGAATGATCCTGCgcttgatttgaaaattgtagaaaattctgaTTCTTTTGTTTGCCATGTGAGAattggtcaattttttatacagaatATAATTGGTAATAggtttaaacaaaaaaaaaaaaaaaatagaatatgaCACAATATTAAACTTTGAATACGTGATAGTAATTGGTTTAACTACagacaaatataaaatacaaaaatcaataatattttttatcgaaagaAATTCTATGCTCTATacaattgtataaaattaacTCTCGTTCGCAAGTAAATAAAGttaaagtgaataaaaatatgaataatgatggatcaaaataataacgaatttcatattGTCAAAATACTTTCAAGTGCTACTGTACGTTCCTGTTGCATTTAGATGGGTAGATAAAATGTCcgatatattttaatattataggaacaaaattgaatttttta
The Neodiprion fabricii isolate iyNeoFabr1 chromosome 5, iyNeoFabr1.1, whole genome shotgun sequence genome window above contains:
- the LOC124183310 gene encoding uncharacterized protein LOC124183310, which encodes MMQRVEEDEEDIDTIKSREARRWNDTWEPNLRKYKFWKYPGLEVKLSSDEPIDCFHLFLIKDLLQIIVAETNLYVRKLILSYRKKNKKTRLSKWKPLTLKILKTFLGLWIHMNHIRVNRLKNYWKTELLYNFPCFKEYMSKSRYMMILKCLQFSNYPQKWDRLSKIRWFQEYFDQRIGDIYYPHKEQTLNESFVLPKGKHQSKRISNLVFYLTNNYTDTGHSLYMTDCYKSIAPCEELYQNRIYVTGTLKWNSSGNPPEVTCKKLAKGEAVVKYNSPGIANVKWRDKKEVLFISTEFKGQMMKARVKQDGTRTPKPILKYNEIMAAADWQNEMLAYYMCEKRTGRWYKKIGNHIISIMLLNGYYLYNEYSTKKKKISYDGYRHNITKILLSQVERRIAERPETDSANPVRHLPERTPVNENGRQSRRQCKVCYKKKQNHKFIPFYCPSCPEKPAICPGKCFKTCYKHVKT